The proteins below are encoded in one region of Apium graveolens cultivar Ventura chromosome 4, ASM990537v1, whole genome shotgun sequence:
- the LOC141720482 gene encoding 5-methyltetrahydropteroyltriglutamate--homocysteine methyltransferase-like: protein MASHIVGYPRMGPKRELKFALESFWDKKSSAEDLEKVAADLRSDIWKQMSSVGIKYIPSNTFAYYDQVLDTTAMLGAVPDRYNWNGGEIGFDTYFSMARGNASVPAMEMTKWFDTNYHYIVPELGPEVKFSYASHKALNEYKEAKALGIDTVPILVGPVSYLLLSKPAKGVDKTFNLLSLLDSILPIYQEVVSELKAAGASWIQFDEPTLVKDLEAHQLEAFTKAYSQLESSLSGLNVLIETYFADVPADAFTTLTALKGVTAFGFDLVRGEKTLELIKSSFPSGKYLFAGVVDGRNIWANDLASSLSILESLEKIVGKDKLVVSTSCSLLHTAVDLVNETKLDDEIKSWLAFAAQKVVEVNALAKALCGSKDEAFFSANASALASRNSSPRVTNEAVQKAASALKGSDHRRSTNVSSRLDAQQKKLNLPILPTTTIGSFPQTVELRRVRREFKAKKISEEDYVSAIKEEISKVVKLQEELDIDVLVHGEPERNDMVEYFGEQLSGFAFTANGWVQSYGSRCVKPPIIYGDVSRPKAMTVFWSSMAQSMTKRPMKGMLTGPVTILNWSFVRNDQPRFETCYQIALAIKDEVEDLEKAGITVIQIDEAALREGLPLRKSEHAFYLDWAVHSFRITNVGVEDTTQIHTHMCYSNFNDIIHSIIDMDADVITIENSRSDEKLLSVFREGVKYGAGIGPGVYDIHSPRIPSTEEIADRINKMLAVLETNILWVNPDCGLKTRKYAEVNPALKAMVDAAKSLRTQLASAK from the exons ATGGCTTCTCATATTGTTGGATACCCACGAATGGGCCCCAAGAGGGAGCTCAAATTTGCACTTGAATCTTTCTGGGATAAAAAGAGTTCTGCTGAAGATTTGGAAAAGGTGGCTGCTGACCTTAGATCTGACATTTGGAAGCAGATGTCCAGCGTTGGAATCAAGTACATCCCCAGCAATACTTTTGCATATTATGACCAGGTTCTTGACACAACTGCAATGCTTGGAGCTGTCCCCGATAGATATAATTGGAATGGTGGCGAGATTGGTTTTGATACATACTTCTCCATGGCTAGAGGAAATGCATCTGTTCCAGCTATGGAAATGACCAAGTGGTTTGACACTAACTA CCATTACATTGTTCCTGAATTGGGCCCAGAGGTGAAGTTTTCATACGCCTCACACAAAGCCTTGAATGAATACAAGGAGGCCAAGGCG CTCGGTATTGACACCGTGCCAATCCTTGTTGGACCAGTCAGCTACTTGTTGCTATCTAAACCTGCAAAGGGTGTTGATAAAACCTTCAATCTTCTCTCCCTTCTTGACAGCATCCTTCCAATCTACCA GGAAGTTGTGTCTGAGCTGAAGGCTGCTGGTGCTTCATGGATTCAGTTTGATGAGCCCACTCTTGTGAAGGATCTTGAAGCACATCAATTGGAAGCGTTCACCAAGGCCTACTCTCAGCTAGAATCATCTCTATCTGGTCTTAATGTCCTCATTGAGACTTACTTTGCTGATGTTCCCGCTGATGCTTTTACGACCCTCACTGCTCTAAAGGGGGTTACAGCCTTTGGTTTTGATTTGGTTCGTGGAGAGAAGACTCTTGAGTTGATTAAAAGTAGTTTCCCTTCTGGAAAATATCTATTTGCTGGTGTTGTTGATGGAAGGAACATCTGGGCCAATGATCTTGCTTCATCTCTCTCTATCCTGGAGTCTCTTGAGAAGATTGTGGGAAAAG ACAAGCTTGTTGTTTCTACCTCTTGCTCACTTCTGCACACGGCTGTTGATCTTGTTAATGAGACCAAGCTGGATGATGAAATTAAGTCATGgcttgcatttgctgcacaaaAAGTTGTTGAAGTGAATGCCTTGGCCAAGGCTCTCTGTGGGTCCAAGGATGAG GCATTTTTCTCTGCCAATGCTTCAGCTCTGGCTTCCAGGAATTCCTCTCCAAGAGTGACTAATGAGGCTGTTCAGAAGGCT GCTTCTGCTTTGAAGGGTTCTGATCATCGCCGTTCTACCAATGTCAGTTCCAGACTGGATGCTCAGCAAAAGAAACTTAACCTTCCAATTCTCCCCACAACTACCATTGGTTCTTTCCCTCAAACAGTTGAGCTCCGAAGAGTTCGCCGAGAATTTAAGGCCAAGAA GATTTCTGAGGAAGACTACGTCTCTGCTATCAAGGAGGAGATTAGCAAAGTTGTCAAACTACAGGAAGAGCTTGACATTGACGTTTTAGTTCATGGAGAGCCAGAG aGGAACGATATGGTTGAGTACTTTGGAGAGCAGTTGTCTGGTTTTGCCTTTACTGCCAATGGATGGGTCCAATCTTATGGATCTCGTTGTGTGAAGCCACCAATTATTTACGGTGATGTGAGCCGCCCCAAAGCAATGACTGTGTTCTGGTCTTCTATGGCTCAGAGCATGACCAAGCGCCCAATGAAGGGAATGCTTACAGGACCTGTAACCATTCTCAACTGGTCCTTTGTCCGTAATGACCAGCCCAG ATTTGAGACTTGCTACCAGATTGCTTTAGCCATCAAGGATGAAGTTGAGGATCTTGAGAAGGCAGGGATCACTGTCATTCAAATTGATGAGGCGGCTTTGAGAGAGGGATTGCCTCTAAGGAAGTCAGAGCATGCTTTCTATCTGGATTGGGCTGTCCATTCCTTCAGGATCACCAACGTTGGGGTTGAAGACACAACCCAG ATCCACACTCACATGTGCTACTCCAACTTCAATGACATTATCCACTCCATTATTGACATGGATGCTGATGTTATTACCATTGAGAACTCGAGATCCGATGAGAAGCTCCTTTCAGTGTTCCGTGAGGGAGTTAAGTACGGTGCTGGTATTGGTCCCGGTGTGTATGATATCCACTCTCCTAGAATTCCATCAACCGAAGAGATTGCTGACAGAATCAACAAGATGCTTGCAGTACTTGAAACCAACATCTTGTGGGTGAACCCTGATTGTGGACTCAAGACTCGCAAGTATGCTGAAGTGAACCCAGCTCTCAAGGCCATGGTTGATGCAGCCAAATCCCTGCGAACCCAGCTTGCAAGCGCTAAGTGA